Proteins found in one Nocardia brasiliensis ATCC 700358 genomic segment:
- a CDS encoding TetR/AcrR family transcriptional regulator, giving the protein MLRRRGEALEAAILEAAWAELSERGYANLTIDAVARRAGTSKPVLYRRWADKQQLVEAAVVRRNVIALIDPADTGSLRGDLIATLTAASEKQGPFLAQLSLLLAGYFAETETSFADLRDMIVAGRRSGRDEIMQRAIERGELDPAKLTPRIAALPFDLLRAETMMTLRPVAPEVIEEIVDTIFLPLVR; this is encoded by the coding sequence GTGTTACGACGGCGCGGCGAAGCGCTCGAGGCGGCCATCCTCGAGGCGGCATGGGCGGAGCTGAGTGAGCGGGGTTACGCGAACCTGACCATCGATGCCGTCGCCCGGCGAGCTGGCACCAGCAAGCCGGTGCTGTATCGGCGCTGGGCCGACAAACAACAGCTGGTCGAGGCGGCGGTGGTGCGCCGCAACGTGATTGCGCTGATCGATCCGGCGGACACCGGGTCACTGCGCGGTGATCTGATCGCCACGCTCACCGCGGCGAGTGAGAAGCAGGGGCCGTTTCTGGCCCAGCTGAGCCTGCTGCTCGCGGGCTACTTCGCCGAGACCGAGACCAGCTTCGCCGACCTGCGCGACATGATCGTCGCCGGTCGCCGCTCGGGACGCGACGAGATCATGCAGCGGGCGATCGAGCGGGGCGAACTCGATCCCGCCAAGCTCACGCCGCGCATCGCGGCATTACCCTTCGACCTGCTCCGCGCCGAGACGATGATGACGCTGCGACCGGTCGCGCCCGAGGTGATCGAGGAGATCGTCGACACGATCTTCCTACCGCTGGTTCGCTAG
- a CDS encoding FAD-dependent monooxygenase, with protein sequence MNCKTASKPSVLVSGASIAGPAVAFWLHRHGFTVTVVEKSAGVRSGGYPIDVRGTAVEVARRMGILTQLQRAHIESRRLTFRNADGTTAAVVHPQTVVGGVEGHDLEVSRGDLSKALYANVRDDVEFVFDDSVAALTEQRHGVDVTFRSGVQRSFDLVLGADGLHSRIRELVFGPAEQFHRYLGYCFAIFTMPNTYGLSHEAVIWNTPGRGAALYAVEDSNELHAFLNFAHPIPPYAVLRDPAAQSELVTATFANDGWEVPAMVAALRDAPDAFFDTVSQVRMPRWTRGRYALLGDAAHAPSFLTGQGSSLALVGAYMLAHALATHRDHTAAFAAYERGLRGFVEQNQALVGAGDAALFPTTAEALAKRNARLRSLTTLPPHTGRPAHTALTLPDPLPVANRNGCGS encoded by the coding sequence ATGAACTGTAAGACCGCATCGAAGCCGTCGGTCCTGGTGTCCGGGGCGAGCATCGCCGGTCCTGCCGTCGCGTTCTGGCTGCACCGCCACGGGTTCACGGTGACCGTGGTGGAGAAGTCGGCCGGCGTACGCAGCGGCGGATACCCGATCGACGTGCGGGGCACCGCGGTGGAGGTCGCGCGCCGGATGGGCATCCTGACGCAGCTGCAGCGGGCGCATATCGAGTCACGCCGGTTGACCTTCCGCAACGCCGACGGCACCACCGCGGCGGTGGTGCACCCGCAAACGGTGGTCGGCGGAGTCGAGGGGCATGACCTCGAGGTATCGCGCGGAGATCTGTCGAAAGCCTTGTACGCGAACGTCCGTGACGATGTGGAGTTCGTGTTCGACGACTCCGTCGCCGCGCTCACCGAACAGCGGCACGGCGTCGACGTCACCTTCCGCAGCGGCGTCCAGCGCAGTTTCGACCTGGTCTTGGGCGCCGACGGATTGCATTCGCGGATCAGGGAACTCGTGTTCGGTCCCGCGGAACAGTTCCACCGCTACCTGGGCTACTGCTTCGCCATCTTCACCATGCCCAACACCTACGGGCTCTCGCACGAGGCGGTCATCTGGAACACACCGGGGCGAGGCGCTGCGCTCTACGCGGTCGAGGACAGCAACGAACTGCACGCCTTCCTCAATTTCGCGCACCCGATACCGCCGTACGCGGTCCTGCGCGACCCCGCGGCGCAAAGTGAGCTCGTCACAGCCACTTTCGCGAACGACGGATGGGAAGTCCCGGCCATGGTCGCGGCTTTGCGCGACGCACCCGATGCGTTCTTCGACACGGTGAGCCAGGTCCGCATGCCCCGGTGGACCCGCGGGCGATACGCGTTGCTCGGCGATGCCGCGCACGCTCCGTCGTTCCTGACCGGGCAAGGCTCCAGCCTCGCTCTCGTCGGCGCGTACATGCTCGCGCACGCGCTGGCCACCCACCGGGACCACACCGCGGCTTTCGCCGCCTACGAGCGCGGCCTCCGTGGCTTCGTGGAACAGAACCAGGCCCTGGTCGGCGCGGGCGACGCCGCCCTCTTCCCCACCACCGCCGAAGCTCTGGCGAAACGCAACGCCAGACTCCGCAGCCTCACCACCTTGCCCCCGCACACCGGCCGCCCCGCGCATACCGCTCTGACCTTGCCCGACCCCCTGCCCGTTGCGAACCGAAACGGCTGTGGCTCATGA
- a CDS encoding glycosyltransferase, protein MGYCEVRVLLTTWGSRGDVEPLAGLAVALRELGAQARVCAPPDDEFVRLLERAGVPLVPLGPTVHSIVANPKPPTAQDAFQLAPALVAARFETLMTAGAGCDALLATGLMPAGARDVAEKLGMPYVLACFHTLGLPSQHFPPGRRPGTPSPDGETDNRVLWRQDAERVNALYGDALNTRRAAIGLPPVDNVRDYVFTDRPWLAADETLCPAAGKTDLDVVQTGAWILPDHRPLPDDLEAFLNAGAPPVYVGFGSMASYTATDIARVGIEAVRAQGRRVLLARGWARLAPIDDAADCFVVGDVNQQALFPRVAAVVHHGGAGTTTTAARAGAPQVIVPHIADQPFWAARIAELGIGAAHQGSTPTVDSLSAALATALTSDTRTRAESVARDVRGDGATVAAKMLLDLAAGNGRS, encoded by the coding sequence ATGGGGTATTGCGAAGTGCGTGTGCTGTTGACGACGTGGGGATCGCGCGGGGATGTCGAACCGCTGGCCGGGCTGGCGGTCGCGTTGCGAGAACTGGGCGCGCAGGCACGGGTGTGCGCGCCGCCGGACGACGAGTTCGTCCGACTGCTGGAACGCGCGGGTGTGCCGCTGGTGCCGCTCGGCCCGACGGTGCACTCGATCGTCGCCAACCCGAAACCGCCGACCGCACAGGACGCGTTCCAGCTCGCGCCCGCGTTGGTCGCCGCCCGATTCGAGACACTGATGACGGCCGGTGCGGGCTGCGACGCGTTGCTGGCGACCGGTCTGATGCCCGCGGGTGCCCGCGACGTGGCCGAAAAGCTCGGCATGCCTTATGTTCTCGCGTGCTTCCATACCCTCGGCCTGCCGTCGCAGCACTTCCCGCCGGGGCGGCGGCCGGGTACGCCGTCGCCGGACGGAGAGACCGACAACCGGGTGCTGTGGCGGCAGGATGCCGAGCGGGTGAATGCCCTGTACGGCGACGCGCTCAACACACGCCGGGCGGCCATCGGCCTGCCGCCGGTCGACAACGTCCGCGACTACGTGTTCACCGACCGGCCGTGGCTCGCGGCCGACGAGACGCTGTGCCCGGCCGCCGGAAAAACCGACCTCGACGTGGTGCAGACCGGTGCGTGGATCCTGCCGGACCACCGCCCGCTCCCGGACGACCTGGAAGCTTTCCTGAATGCCGGTGCGCCGCCGGTGTATGTGGGTTTCGGCAGCATGGCGTCCTACACCGCGACGGATATCGCCCGGGTCGGTATCGAGGCGGTCCGCGCGCAGGGGCGCCGAGTCCTGCTGGCCAGAGGCTGGGCGCGGCTCGCGCCGATCGACGATGCCGCCGATTGCTTCGTCGTCGGCGACGTCAATCAGCAAGCCCTGTTTCCTCGGGTGGCGGCTGTGGTGCACCACGGCGGCGCGGGGACCACCACGACGGCGGCCCGCGCGGGCGCGCCCCAGGTGATCGTGCCGCACATCGCCGACCAGCCGTTCTGGGCCGCCCGGATAGCCGAGCTGGGAATCGGTGCGGCACATCAGGGTTCGACTCCGACCGTCGACTCCCTGTCCGCCGCCCTCGCCACGGCCCTGACCTCCGACACCCGCACCCGCGCCGAATCCGTCGCCCGGGACGTCCGCGGCGACGGTGCCACGGTCGCCGCGAAAATGCTCCTCGACCTCGCGGCCGGGAACGGTCGGTCGTAG
- a CDS encoding MSCRAMM family protein — MDTVALQQLPDVEGAQFVASNGRSIFGRVCRDDGYPVPDAALTLIDQRGQQVSRAAADDDGNYAIEPPTPGGYVLIVSANRHQPAAVNVTVAEGGAHHVDVTLQGSGELSGVVRTAAREPVAEATITVTDLRGEVVGVAVSAADGGYACKGVLAGTYTLVAVAARMRPTATTLTVPDSGRLRFDVELAPMAMLWGTVRAGGRAVHDARITVLDWSGTIVGTAHTDEDGRYAVADLPEGEYTVEARGYPLVTGRVTITGSQVDHDVRLGFDIDEHAEMS, encoded by the coding sequence GTGGATACCGTTGCGTTGCAGCAGTTGCCGGACGTGGAAGGTGCACAGTTCGTCGCATCCAACGGCAGGTCGATCTTCGGGCGGGTGTGCCGCGACGACGGCTATCCGGTGCCGGACGCGGCGCTGACTTTGATCGACCAACGTGGACAACAGGTTTCGCGGGCGGCAGCGGACGATGACGGCAACTACGCGATCGAGCCGCCCACGCCGGGCGGCTATGTCCTGATCGTCTCCGCGAACCGGCATCAACCGGCCGCGGTGAACGTCACTGTCGCCGAAGGAGGCGCACACCACGTCGACGTGACCCTGCAGGGATCCGGCGAGCTGTCCGGTGTGGTGCGCACCGCAGCCCGCGAGCCGGTGGCGGAGGCCACGATCACCGTGACCGACCTGCGCGGCGAGGTGGTCGGGGTAGCGGTGAGCGCGGCGGACGGCGGCTACGCCTGCAAGGGCGTGCTGGCCGGAACCTATACGCTGGTGGCGGTCGCCGCGCGGATGCGGCCCACCGCGACGACGCTGACCGTACCCGACAGTGGCCGTTTGCGTTTCGACGTCGAACTCGCGCCCATGGCGATGCTGTGGGGCACGGTGCGCGCGGGCGGCCGCGCGGTTCACGACGCCAGGATCACCGTGCTCGACTGGTCCGGCACGATCGTAGGCACCGCGCACACCGACGAGGACGGCCGCTACGCGGTGGCCGACCTGCCAGAGGGCGAGTACACCGTCGAGGCCCGCGGCTACCCCCTGGTGACCGGCCGGGTCACCATCACCGGCAGCCAGGTCGACCACGATGTCCGCTTGGGCTTCGACATCGACGAACACGCGGAAATGTCATGA
- the hutH gene encoding histidine ammonia-lyase → MTIGTRQVLVGTTALTLDDVVAVARHGVPVELDPAALQRLTEIRRQVDELAHGTRPVYGVTTGFGALERQHIPPERRTELQRSLIRSHAAGAGAPVEPEVVRAMMLLRLRTLMSGRTGVRPATAVALAALLDSGLIPVVPEHGSLGASGDLAPLAAVALALMGEGSALNADGARVGFAGERPMSQALRDYGLTPITLEAKEGLALTNGTDGMLGMLVLAITDLHGLFDLADLTAAMSVEALLGTDRVFAADLHALRPHPGQAVSAARIHAALAGSQIVASHRGEDCPYVQDAYSLRCAPQVHGAARDTLTHAEGVAERELRSAIDNPVILADGRVESNGNFHGAPVAYVADFLAIAVADVASIAERRTDRLLDPQRSRGLPAFLAADPGVDSGYMIAQYTQAGVVSELKRCAAPASVDSIPTSAMQEDHVSMGWAAARKLRRAVDGLSTVLAIELLTAARALDFRAPLRPAPATAAARDLLREYVPGPGPDRHLAPEIAVVTDLIRSGAIDLGVAYDKPPDGA, encoded by the coding sequence ATGACGATCGGAACCCGGCAGGTGCTGGTAGGCACGACAGCACTGACGCTGGACGACGTGGTCGCGGTGGCGCGCCACGGCGTCCCGGTGGAACTCGATCCGGCTGCGCTGCAACGCTTGACCGAGATCCGCCGACAAGTCGATGAACTGGCCCACGGCACGCGACCGGTCTACGGTGTCACCACCGGCTTCGGAGCGCTGGAGCGGCAGCACATTCCGCCGGAGCGGCGCACCGAGCTACAGCGCTCGTTGATCCGCTCGCATGCCGCAGGGGCGGGCGCACCGGTAGAACCGGAAGTGGTTCGGGCGATGATGCTGCTGCGGCTGCGCACCCTCATGTCCGGTCGCACCGGCGTCCGTCCCGCGACGGCGGTGGCGCTGGCCGCGCTGCTGGACAGCGGACTGATTCCCGTTGTGCCGGAACATGGTTCGCTGGGCGCCTCCGGCGACCTCGCGCCGCTGGCCGCCGTCGCGCTCGCGCTGATGGGCGAGGGATCCGCGCTGAACGCCGACGGCGCGCGGGTCGGGTTCGCCGGGGAACGGCCGATGTCGCAGGCGCTCAGGGACTACGGGCTCACCCCGATCACCCTCGAGGCGAAGGAGGGACTCGCGCTCACCAACGGCACGGACGGCATGCTCGGCATGCTGGTGCTCGCGATCACCGACCTGCACGGGCTCTTCGATCTCGCCGACCTCACCGCCGCCATGAGCGTGGAAGCGTTGCTCGGCACCGACCGGGTCTTCGCGGCCGACCTGCACGCGCTGCGGCCGCACCCCGGCCAGGCGGTCTCGGCCGCCCGCATCCATGCCGCCCTGGCGGGGTCGCAGATCGTGGCGAGCCACCGCGGCGAAGACTGCCCTTACGTACAGGACGCGTACTCGTTGCGTTGCGCGCCACAGGTGCACGGCGCGGCACGGGACACGCTGACGCACGCGGAAGGCGTCGCCGAACGCGAATTGCGTTCGGCGATCGACAATCCCGTGATCCTGGCCGACGGACGGGTGGAGTCGAACGGCAATTTCCACGGCGCACCCGTCGCCTATGTAGCGGACTTCCTGGCCATCGCGGTCGCGGACGTCGCGAGCATTGCCGAGCGGCGCACCGATCGCCTGCTCGACCCGCAGCGCTCCCGCGGCCTACCGGCCTTCCTGGCCGCCGACCCCGGGGTCGACTCCGGCTACATGATCGCCCAGTACACGCAGGCCGGCGTGGTGTCGGAGCTGAAGCGCTGTGCCGCACCGGCGTCGGTCGACTCCATCCCCACCAGCGCTATGCAGGAGGATCACGTGTCGATGGGCTGGGCCGCCGCGCGCAAACTCCGCCGCGCGGTCGACGGACTCAGCACGGTGCTCGCCATCGAATTGCTCACCGCCGCACGTGCTCTCGACTTCCGCGCGCCGTTGCGCCCGGCCCCGGCCACGGCCGCCGCCCGAGACCTGTTGCGCGAGTACGTCCCCGGCCCCGGACCCGATCGCCACCTCGCACCCGAGATCGCGGTGGTCACCGACCTGATCCGCTCGGGCGCGATCGATTTAGGCGTCGCATACGACAAGCCGCCCGACGGAGCGTAG
- a CDS encoding MFS transporter: protein MHRSVSGSTGTGLHSSWNAQLIGLVAVLALVNFVVDSAITAPLLVLPEMLDHFDTHQAAWLNATAMLAGVMWAPLLGKSADIYGKRTVLVLTLLVSGVGALVCAVAPTIWIFVPGRMLQGASLAAVFLSVAIVRSVCAPRIGMIIVGIVTSGSAVLNIASRFLLEQLAVRYGFQILFLVSAFVAVAMAIFVRGSVPESLVKTPGRIDVGGALLLGGGLAAVLSYISLGSDLGWLAAGPLALLLGGVAALARWFLVANRKPDPLIDIRDLNGPLVLTLLVVFLGAGSYQSMLQLIPLIGDVSADQHLGYGLADQGSVALLLAAPGLGVMLGGPGAGWLAARIGPASTLAGAIVLGTVVTVGMFLGASQLAAALCFAFLLGVTVGALGTAGFNMAGSLAPAERQGIVSSLVMVMVSIGSVVLNFVGAAVLDSTTVVVDGATVNSATGVFGCIAIASGAFVFAAVLSVVLARNTRRGLV, encoded by the coding sequence ATGCACCGGAGCGTGTCCGGAAGTACCGGCACCGGATTGCACTCGAGCTGGAACGCGCAGCTCATCGGCTTGGTGGCGGTACTGGCCCTGGTGAACTTCGTGGTCGATTCGGCCATCACCGCGCCGCTGCTCGTCCTGCCGGAGATGCTCGACCACTTCGATACCCACCAGGCGGCGTGGCTCAACGCCACCGCGATGCTGGCCGGCGTGATGTGGGCGCCGCTGCTCGGCAAGAGCGCCGATATCTACGGCAAACGCACCGTCCTCGTGCTGACGCTGCTCGTCAGCGGCGTGGGGGCGCTCGTGTGCGCCGTAGCCCCCACCATCTGGATCTTCGTACCGGGACGCATGCTGCAAGGGGCGTCGCTGGCGGCCGTGTTCCTCTCCGTCGCGATCGTTCGCAGCGTCTGCGCGCCCCGGATCGGAATGATCATCGTGGGGATCGTGACCTCCGGGTCGGCGGTGCTCAACATCGCGTCCCGGTTCCTCCTCGAGCAACTGGCCGTGCGGTACGGCTTCCAAATCCTGTTCCTGGTCTCAGCTTTCGTCGCGGTGGCGATGGCGATCTTCGTGCGCGGCAGCGTGCCCGAATCCCTGGTCAAGACGCCCGGCAGGATCGACGTCGGCGGCGCGCTGCTGCTCGGCGGCGGTCTCGCCGCGGTGCTCAGCTACATCAGCCTCGGCTCGGATCTCGGCTGGCTGGCCGCCGGTCCGCTGGCACTGCTCCTCGGCGGCGTCGCGGCGCTGGCCCGCTGGTTCCTGGTCGCGAATCGAAAGCCCGATCCCCTCATCGACATCCGGGATCTCAACGGCCCCTTGGTGCTCACGCTGCTCGTCGTCTTCCTCGGCGCCGGTTCGTATCAGAGCATGCTGCAGCTCATCCCGCTCATCGGTGACGTCTCGGCGGATCAGCACCTCGGGTACGGACTGGCCGACCAGGGATCCGTCGCGCTGTTGCTCGCGGCGCCGGGACTCGGCGTGATGCTCGGTGGTCCGGGCGCCGGCTGGCTTGCGGCGCGCATCGGGCCGGCGTCGACCTTGGCCGGAGCCATCGTGCTCGGCACGGTGGTGACCGTCGGAATGTTCCTCGGCGCTTCACAATTGGCGGCCGCACTGTGCTTCGCCTTCCTGCTGGGCGTGACGGTGGGCGCGCTCGGGACGGCCGGGTTCAACATGGCGGGCAGTTTGGCCCCGGCCGAGCGGCAGGGCATCGTCTCCAGCCTGGTCATGGTCATGGTTTCGATCGGGTCGGTGGTGCTGAATTTCGTGGGCGCGGCCGTACTCGACTCGACCACCGTCGTCGTCGACGGCGCGACGGTGAATTCGGCCACCGGCGTATTCGGCTGCATCGCAATCGCTTCCGGCGCGTTCGTGTTCGCCGCCGTGCTGTCTGTCGTCCTCGCCCGCAACACCCGCCGCGGCCTCGTGTGA